Proteins found in one Oryza glaberrima chromosome 4, OglaRS2, whole genome shotgun sequence genomic segment:
- the LOC127770400 gene encoding formin-like protein 20 — MDAGGELTAVDAAFPPAEAIAAVHDSHAPSPTTEDDCDDLYGDVDLGFLPLSPPSHYPTSPPKTPSPGHSAMSPSPPPPPPPPRRGPLPDPTAKAEPEPPKPTPQQQPQPLLPAAKPAPPRASPPTTAVFIGELPYWTTDAEVEGALAPHGALHGLHFFTDKLTGKSRGFCRADFLSPDAAASAAAALHGRTFDGRHCVASLSCPPALLPLGGGGGGDDPHVHAPRAARGRGRGRGGGHGGNSTTARGNVGPPLGDPPALAPPPRPQLPFGGGMLGGGGGAGYGGFAPMIGQCNAAIGTSMMPSVVSPHVNPAFLAASGMAMGGTGMWYDQRMTGMWVGQQPWNFGGYGMPRHQQKPPMQQPNRNGDYGTVRGTAWRGRPAGGRNEGDTGNANGNERGYPDRRQCGRGRDGFDLSRKHGHEERGRYRPRVLEEEREHERNWDESDRYGGDRRRYQEYPERDFERRGRVRSRSSSRDGDDDDHPGRHC; from the coding sequence atggacgccggcggcgaactcaccgccgtcgacgccgcattcccgccggcggaggcgatcGCCGCCGTCCATGACTCCCACGCCCCCTCTCCCACCACCGAGGACGACTGCGACGACCTCTACGGCGACGTCGACCTCGgcttcctccccctctcgcCACCCTCCCACTACCCGACGTCCCCTCCCAAAACCCCCTCCCCCGGCCACTCCGCCAtgtcgccgtccccgccgccgccgccgccgccgcctcgccgcggcccGCTCCCGGACCCCACGGCGAAGGCGGAGCCGGAACCACCGAAACCCAccccgcagcagcagccgcagccgctccTCCCCGCGGCAAAACCCGCCCCGCCGCGGGCGTCGCCGCCCACCACGGCGGTGTTCATCGGCGAGCTCCCGTACTGGACGACGGACGCGGAGGTGGAGGGCGCGCTGGCGCCGCACGGCGCGCTCCACGGCCTCCACTTCTTCACCGACAAGCTCACCGGCAAGTCTCGCGGCTTCTGCCGCGCCGACTTCCTCAGCCCCGACGCGgccgcgtcggccgccgccgcgctccacgGGCGCACCTTCGACGGGCGCCACTGCGTCGCCTCGCTCTCCTGCCCGCCCGCGCTGCtccccctcggcggcggcggcggcggcgatgacccCCACGTCCacgccccgcgcgccgcgcgcggccgaggccgaggccgaggcggcggccacgggGGCAACTCGACGACAGCTCGGGGCAATGTGGGGCCTCCTCTTGGTGATCCGCCGGCTCTGGCTCCACCTCCACGGCCTCAGCTTCCATTCGGTGGTGGGATgttgggaggcggcggcggcgctggctaCGGCGGGTTCGCGCCGATGATAGGGCAGTGCAATGCGGCGATTGGTACCAGCATGATGCCATCGGTGGTGTCGCCCCATGTGAACCCAGCGTTCCTGGCAGCCAGCGGCATGGCGATGGGTGGCACAGGGATGTGGTATGATCAGCGGATGACCGGCATGTGGGTTGGACAGCAGCCATGGAATTTTGGAGGTTACGGGATGCCGCGGCATCAGCAAAAACCGCCAATGCAGCAGCCCAACCGCAATGGAGACTATGGAACGGTGCGTGGCACGGCGTGGCGGGGAAGACCTGCAGGTGGTAGGAATGAGGGGGACACTGGCAATGCCAATGGCAATGAGAGGGGTTATCCAGATAGGAGGCAGTGTGGCCGTGGCCGTGATGGGTTTGATCTGTCCAGGAAGCATGGCCATGAGGAGAGGGGTCGATATCGGCCGCGAgtgctggaggaggagagggagcatGAAAGGAATTGGGATGAGAGTGATCGTTATGGAGGTGACAGGAGGAGGTACCAGGAGTATCCTGAGCGTGACTTCGAGAGGAGAGGCCGGGTGAGGTCACGGAGTTCATCAAgggatggtgatgatgatgatcatccAGGAAGGCATTGCTGA
- the LOC127770399 gene encoding poly(A)-specific ribonuclease PARN, whose translation MQRRRHPLLLLPRRRPPSRTLLSRLLSSSPPASGGGGGGGGGGGGGVAVKQVTRGNLAEALEELRARVRGAAFVGIDLEMSGVTSAPWRDTLELDRADVRYLKLRDSAERFAALQLGVCPFRWDPAKSAFVAHPHNFFIFPRNEPLNDCSTHEFLCQTTSIDFLAKYQFDFNTCFREGIYYLSRTQEEEALQKLYTLHNNETSAYPNTSEEEEDAPLKSAADVLFTERMKIKFNEWRNSIVSNQRVDDHRSENFKFADQFQTVFFKMRPAIMLNGFTSHQLKLIRQILRTHFRDLVYVCTFLEDGVSEKRVVYTDTNEDKISLMKNVREDLLKSREAKVKSAVGIRHVIDLLASERKLIVGHSCFLDIAQIYSKFVGPLPSSMEEFALSINRMFPHMADTRHLMSVNDAVQYRMRHKSKSLSSAFSLLCPALHAPDEKSSTLPSVRIEVEADETVLSCFTSGAKHEAGYDAFMTGCVFVQLCAYHGIKFEQLSPLEDLATNINLKKHINLLPPCWNSGTVLDLSTGTERPDAGYKRRYPAAVYDNVILIWGFQSKVRPKDIKDCICKVFGRASVTSVFPIDSTAVLVQFSKQESVNDFLDLKATLESADSAISVLHPLSTILEGGKTRAEKYDTYRDICRSSVSKFSFADQAEAVCSTSNSESKFKECNAADGSGAYGSALDGTVPASVQQSGGAKSGSKNKGDDDFSYQDILDALQDGKTSVGKRMRNA comes from the exons atgcagcgccgccgccaccccctcctcctcctcccccgccgccgcccgccgtccagAACCCTACTCTCCCGCctgctctcctcctcgccgcccgccagcggcggcggcggcggcggcggcggcgggggaggaggaggggtggcggTGAAGCAGGTGACGCGGGGGAACCTGGCGGAGGCGCTGGAGGAGCTCCGCGCGCGGGTGCGGGGCGCGGCGTTCGTGGGGATCGACCTGGAGATGAGCGGCGTGACGAGCGCGCCGTGGAGGGACACCCTCGAGCTCGACCGCGCCGACGTCCGCTACCTCAAGCTCCGCGACTCCGCGGAGCGGTTCGCGGCCCTGCAGCTCGGCGTCTGCCCCTTCCGCTGGGACCCCGCCAAGTCCGCCTTCGTCGCCCACCC GCATAACTTCTTTATCTTTCCTCGAAATGAGCCCCTGAATGATTGTTCAACACATGAATTTCTGTGTCAGACCACATCGATTGACTTCCTTGCAAAGTACCAGTTTGATTTCAACACATGCTTCCGTGAAG GAATATATTATTTATCCAGAACACAAGAAGAAGAGGCACTTCAGAAATTATATACATTGCATAATAATGAAACATCTGCATATCCAAACACTtccgaggaggaagaagatgcgccATTAAAGAGTGCTGCGGATGTTCTTTTCACAGAAAGAATGAAGATTAAATTCAATGAGTGGCGCAATTCAATAGTCAGCAATCAAAGAGTCGATGACCATAGGTCAGAAAACTTCAAATTCGCAGACCAGTTCCAGACTGTTTTCTTCAAAATGCGTCCTGCTATCATGCTTAATGGATTCACGTCACATCAGTTAAAGTTAATCCGACAG ATTTTAAGAACACATTTTAGGGACCTTGTGTATGTGTGTACATTTTTGGAGGATGGCGTATCAGAGAAGAGAGTAGTTTATACAGACACCAATGAAGACAAGATATCCTTGATG AAAAATGTTCGGGAAGATCTACTAAAAAGCAGGGAAGCAAAAGTCAAATCAGCAGTAGGGATCCGTCATGTCATTGATCTTCTTGCCTCAGAAAGGAAATTGATTGTTGGTCATAGTTGTTTCCtag ATATTGCACAAATCTACAGCAAATTTGTTGGTCCTCTTCCTTCATCCATGGAGGAATTTGCCTTGAGTATCAACAGAATGTTCCCACATATGGCAGATACCAGGCATCTTATGTCTGTTAATGACGCGGTTCAGTATCGTATGAGGCACAAAAGCAAATCACTTTCGTCAGCCTTTTCATTGTTGTGCCCTGCACTTCATGCACCTGATGAGAAGTCATCCACCCTTCCTTCTGTGAGAATTGAAGTCGAGGCAGATGAAACAGT GTTATCTTGCTTCACTTCAGGTGCTAAGCATGAAGCAGGTTATGATGCATTCATGACTGGATGTGTTTTTGTGCAGCTCTGTGCTTATCATGGCATTAAATTTGAGCAACTCTCTCCCCTGGAGGACCTAGCAACAAACATTAATCTGAAGAAACACATCAATCTGCTGCCCCCATGCTGGAACAGTGGAACAGTGCTTGATTTGAGTACTGGCACGGAGAGACCAGATGCAGGTTATAAGCGTAGATATCCTGCTGCCGTGTATGACAACGTTATTCTTATCTGGGGATTCCAGTCTAAGGTGAGACCAAAGGATATAAAGGACTGCATCTGCAAAGTGTTTGGTCGAGCTTCTGTTACATCAGTCTTCCCGATTGATTCCACTGCGGTTCTTGTTCAATTCAGCAAACAAGAGTCTGTAAACGATTTCTTGGATCTGAAGGCTACCTTAGAGAGTGCAGATAGTGCTATTTCAGTCTTGCACCCTTTGTCAACTATACTGGAAGGAGGCAAAACACGAGCGGAAAAATATGATACCTACAGAGATATTTGCCGCTCCTCTGTATCAAAGTTCTCCTTCGCGGATCAAGCTGAAGCGGTTTGTTCAACTTCAAACAGCGAGTCCAAGTTCAAGGAGTGCAATGCTGCTGATGGATCCGGAGCATACGGGAGCGCTCTTGATGGAACTGTGCCTGCCTCGGTGCAGCAGTCAGGAGGAGCGAAGTCTGGCTCCAAGAATAAAGGCGACGATGATTTTTCATACCAGGATATCTTAGATGCGCTACAGGATGGCAAAACATCAGTTGGCAAACGAATGAGAAACGCATGA
- the LOC127770401 gene encoding indole-3-glycerol phosphate synthase, chloroplastic-like produces the protein MEALAIGSAPPRPPGLALPPLTRHHHLLLHRSKILAPRRLVAAAPMDAAAAAAGRGGPAPPRCARAETDSEDAVATASSPHSAEAAGAAEQGNGGPAPVADAADVEGVDGIRIRRRPVTGPPVHYVGPFQFRLENEGNTPRNILERIVWDKEAEVSQMKERRPLYMLKGPLENAPPVRDFVGALKASFDRTGLPALIAEVKKASPSRGVLREDFEPVQIAQTYEKNGAACLSVLTDAKYFQGSFDYLDAIRNAGVQCPLLCKEFIVDAWQLYYARLKGADAVLLIAAVLPDLDIKYMLKICKILGMAALVEVHDEREMDRVLGIDGVQLIGINNRNLETFQVDISNTKKLLEGERGQTIAQKGIIVVGESGLFTPDHISFVQNAGVKAVLVGESLIKQEDPGKAIAGLFGKDISPVSAA, from the exons ATGGAAGCTCTCGCTATCGGATCCGCACCTCCCCGCCCGCCGGGCCTCGCACTCCCACCCCTCACccgtcaccaccacctcctcctccaccgctccAAAATCCTAGCCCctcgccgtctcgtcgccgccgcgcccatggacgccgccgccgccgccgccggccggggcGGCCCCGCCCCTCCCCGCTGCGCCCGCGCCGAGACG GATTCGGAGGATGCGGTCGCGACGGCAAGCTCGCCGCACTCCGCCGAggccgcgggcgcggcggagcaGGGGAACGGGGGCCCGGCCCCGGTGGCGGATGCCGCCGACGTCGAGGGGGTTGACGGGATAAGGATCCGGAGGCGCCCCGTGACCGGGCCGCCGGTGCACTACGTGGGGCCGTTCCAGTTCCGCCTCGAGAACGAGGGGAACACGCCGCGGAACATCCTCGAGAGGATCGTGTGGGACAAGGAAGCCGAGGTTTCACAG ATGAAGGAGAGAAGGCCACTGTACATGCTGAAGGGACCGCTGGAGAATGCTCCTCCGGTGAGGGATTTCGTTGGGGCGTTGAAGGCGTCTTTTGATCGGACTGGTCTGCCTGCTCTGATTGCAGAGGTCAAGAAGGCTTCACCGAGCCGCGGTGTCCTGAGGGAGGACTTCGAGCCG GTTCAGATCgcccaaacatatgagaaaaatgGAGCAGCATGCTTAAGTGTTCTCACAGATGCAAAATACTTTCAG GGAAGTTTTGACTATTTGGATGCTATACGCAATGCTGGAGTACAG TGTCCTCTGCTGTGCAAAGAGTTCATTGTTGATGCCTGGCAACTTTACTATGCGCGTTTGAAGGGAGCAGATGCTGTTCTTCTGATTGCTGCTGTCTTACCTGATCTTGATATCAAGTATATGTTGAAAATATGCAAAATACTTGGCATGGCTGCTTTAGTTGAG GTGCATGATGAAAGGGAAATGGACCGTGTGTTAGGGATAGATGGTGTCCAGCTCATCGGCATCAATAACCGTAACCTCG AGACTTTTCAAGTTGATATTTCAAACACTAAAAAACTTCTTGAGGGTGAAAGAGGACAAACTATAGCTCAGAAAGGCATAATT GTTGTAGGGGAATCAGGCCTGTTCACACCAGACCATATTTCATTCGTTCAGAATGCTGGGGTTAAAGCT GTTCTCGTTGGGGAGTCTCTCATCAAGCAGGAGGATCCTGGCAAAGCAATCGCTGGGCTTTTCGGCAAAGACATCTCACCTGTGAGTGCTGCGTAA
- the LOC127770472 gene encoding protection of telomeres protein 1b-like isoform X2 has protein sequence MEEAAAPERKRPRDGDVGPSTAAAAAAASGEAQYVYLPIADALKAPGARVCLFAAVSEIGAAVRSRGTDFTLTLRIVDHSRASAISVTFFADNTALLPCVRSSGDVISLHNVVITMHHGEFFVTYNKRFSSFALFEGKVSTGCIPYQHSMKYHGSKHDSEFLTHLRMWLVYNPPGLKDLELQLRSIKSDSTFDLVCKVLDVHEASNGVWIFLDNESVSPPPLHLEGAPLPREVLCTLPCVGSVLRVFSNRFFKEMLHLQKGIYWARFCNMTCKQQFGMWKGILLPSSRVRLLSNEDGSVADRLKLFDSRIATQIHRQPMASLPNASDIADVEYERAGYTTLMESLTHGEVTHKFKTLVRVVAAYPRGASHLCSLLAGNCCLRLTLEDPTARIHAYIHKDDGAKFFGGFLTAEAVIRKMNKLLGIPEDTEEGAPSNRNPPWIWCCLKSYRLDKNDPWGSRRYRIFGTEIRD, from the exons atggaggaggcagcggcgccggAGCGGAAGCGgccgcgcgacggcgacgtgggTCCAtcgacggcggctgcggcggcggcggcatccgggGAGGCGCAGTACGTGTACCTGCCCATCGCCGACGCGCTGAAGGCCCCCGGGGCCCGGGTCTgcctcttcgccgccgtctccgaGATCGGCGCGGCCGTCCGCAGCCGCGGCACCG ATTTCACTCTTACGTTGAGGATTGTGGATCACTCACGTGCATCTGCAATCTCTGTGACCTTCTTTGCTGATAACACTGCATTACTGCCCTGTGTTAGGTCAAGTGGAGATGTGATCAGTCTCCATAATGTTGTG ATAACAATGCACCATGGCGAATTCTTTGTCACATATAACAAAAGGTTTTCTTCATTTGCGCTATTTGAAGGGAAAGTATCTACGGGATGCATACCATATCAGCATTCTATGAAATACCATGGCAGCAAACATGACAGTGAATTTTTGACTCACTTGAGAATGTGGCTTGTATATAATCCTCCAG GTCTGAAAGATCTTGAACTGCAGTTAAGGAGTATAAAATCCGATTCTACTTTTGATCTAGTATGCAAG GTTCTAGATGTTCATGAAGCTTCCAATGGCGTATGGATTTT CTTGGACAATGAATCAGTTTCTCCACCCCCTCTACATCTTGAAGGAGCACCTCTGCCAAGGGAGGTTTTGTGCACATTGCCTTGTGTTGGGAGTGTGCTGAGGGTTTTCTCAAACAGGTTTTTCAAGGAAATGCTACACTTGCAAAAGGGTATTTATTGGGCCAGGTTCTGTAATATGACGTGCAAGCAGCAGTTTGGCATGTGGAAAGGGATTCTGCTGCCTTCTAGCAGAGTCCGCCTTTTATCAAATGAAGATGGCAGCGTTGCTGATCGTCTGAA GCTATTCGACAGTCGCATTGCCACCCAAATTCATCGTCAGCCAATGGCAAGCCTCCCCAATGCTTCTGATATTGCTG ATGTAGAATACGAGAGAGCAGGTTACACAACATTGATGGAGTCGCTCACCCATGGAGAG GTGACGCACAAATTCAAAACCTTGGTTCGAGTTGTTGCAGCATATCCACGTGGAGCTAGTCATCTTTGTTCACTATTGGCTGGCAATTGTTGTCTAAGGTTGACTCTTGAGGATCCTACGGCAAGAATTCATGCGTACATCCACAAGGACGATGGG GCCAAATTTTTTGGTGGTTTCCTGACGGCAGAAGCTGTGATCAGAAAGATGAACAAGCTTCTGGGTATCCCAGAAGACACCGAGGAAGGTGCTCCATCGAATAGGAACCCACCTTGGATATGGTGTTGCTTGAAGTCTTACCGTCTGGACAAGAACGATCCCTGGGGAAGCAGAAGGTATCGGATTTTTGGCACAGAGATCAGGGATTGA
- the LOC127770472 gene encoding protection of telomeres protein 1b-like isoform X1 encodes MEEAAAPERKRPRDGDVGPSTAAAAAAASGEAQYVYLPIADALKAPGARVCLFAAVSEIGAAVRSRGTDFTLTLRIVDHSRASAISVTFFADNTALLPCVRSSGDVISLHNVVITMHHGEFFVTYNKRFSSFALFEGKVSTGCIPYQHSMKYHGSKHDSEFLTHLRMWLVYNPPGLKDLELQLRSIKSDSTFDLVCKVLDVHEASNGVWILYVWDGTDTPVTEFPTLDNESVSPPPLHLEGAPLPREVLCTLPCVGSVLRVFSNRFFKEMLHLQKGIYWARFCNMTCKQQFGMWKGILLPSSRVRLLSNEDGSVADRLKLFDSRIATQIHRQPMASLPNASDIADVEYERAGYTTLMESLTHGEVTHKFKTLVRVVAAYPRGASHLCSLLAGNCCLRLTLEDPTARIHAYIHKDDGAKFFGGFLTAEAVIRKMNKLLGIPEDTEEGAPSNRNPPWIWCCLKSYRLDKNDPWGSRRYRIFGTEIRD; translated from the exons atggaggaggcagcggcgccggAGCGGAAGCGgccgcgcgacggcgacgtgggTCCAtcgacggcggctgcggcggcggcggcatccgggGAGGCGCAGTACGTGTACCTGCCCATCGCCGACGCGCTGAAGGCCCCCGGGGCCCGGGTCTgcctcttcgccgccgtctccgaGATCGGCGCGGCCGTCCGCAGCCGCGGCACCG ATTTCACTCTTACGTTGAGGATTGTGGATCACTCACGTGCATCTGCAATCTCTGTGACCTTCTTTGCTGATAACACTGCATTACTGCCCTGTGTTAGGTCAAGTGGAGATGTGATCAGTCTCCATAATGTTGTG ATAACAATGCACCATGGCGAATTCTTTGTCACATATAACAAAAGGTTTTCTTCATTTGCGCTATTTGAAGGGAAAGTATCTACGGGATGCATACCATATCAGCATTCTATGAAATACCATGGCAGCAAACATGACAGTGAATTTTTGACTCACTTGAGAATGTGGCTTGTATATAATCCTCCAG GTCTGAAAGATCTTGAACTGCAGTTAAGGAGTATAAAATCCGATTCTACTTTTGATCTAGTATGCAAG GTTCTAGATGTTCATGAAGCTTCCAATGGCGTATGGATTTTGTATGTTTGGGATGGAACTGATACACCTGTGACCGAGTTCCCGAC CTTGGACAATGAATCAGTTTCTCCACCCCCTCTACATCTTGAAGGAGCACCTCTGCCAAGGGAGGTTTTGTGCACATTGCCTTGTGTTGGGAGTGTGCTGAGGGTTTTCTCAAACAGGTTTTTCAAGGAAATGCTACACTTGCAAAAGGGTATTTATTGGGCCAGGTTCTGTAATATGACGTGCAAGCAGCAGTTTGGCATGTGGAAAGGGATTCTGCTGCCTTCTAGCAGAGTCCGCCTTTTATCAAATGAAGATGGCAGCGTTGCTGATCGTCTGAA GCTATTCGACAGTCGCATTGCCACCCAAATTCATCGTCAGCCAATGGCAAGCCTCCCCAATGCTTCTGATATTGCTG ATGTAGAATACGAGAGAGCAGGTTACACAACATTGATGGAGTCGCTCACCCATGGAGAG GTGACGCACAAATTCAAAACCTTGGTTCGAGTTGTTGCAGCATATCCACGTGGAGCTAGTCATCTTTGTTCACTATTGGCTGGCAATTGTTGTCTAAGGTTGACTCTTGAGGATCCTACGGCAAGAATTCATGCGTACATCCACAAGGACGATGGG GCCAAATTTTTTGGTGGTTTCCTGACGGCAGAAGCTGTGATCAGAAAGATGAACAAGCTTCTGGGTATCCCAGAAGACACCGAGGAAGGTGCTCCATCGAATAGGAACCCACCTTGGATATGGTGTTGCTTGAAGTCTTACCGTCTGGACAAGAACGATCCCTGGGGAAGCAGAAGGTATCGGATTTTTGGCACAGAGATCAGGGATTGA
- the LOC127770471 gene encoding kinesin-like protein KIN-14F: MAAAAEGGRHDQGMALRKAEESAARRCEAARWLRQMEAAAAESLPERPSEEEFCVALRNGLVLCNVLNHVNPGAVPKVVENPIVAVQSSDVAAQSAIQYFENMRNFLVAVSEMNLLTFEASDIEKGGSSMKVVDCILCLKAYHEWKLSGGIGIWRYGGIVKIASSKRLPSYSSRGGGSADLNQQMLEFVHLLSEVSLEESRVGESQHSLFQQFVLRVVRAFLQEWGEAEGLPLDDMVLETILEQACKEFTILLASHRNQVRSLLRKMMKDENGAHSKQELIEVISKSMKENSECFLTSLRLPCGRRKQLDDGGGLEHQQEELEKLKVSFNEMKLQVESTRSQWEEDLRRLESYFEAHNHNAYHKLLEENRKLYNQVQDLKGSIRVYCRVKPFLKMQTDQRSTVDHIGENGEIMIVNPQKQGKEGRKMFSFNKIFGPNASQSEVFADTQPLIRSVMDGYNVCIFAYGQTGSGKTYTMSGPDITTEETWGVNYRSLNDLFAISQNRADTTTYDVKVQMIEIYNEQVRDLLMVDGANKRLEIRNSSHVNGLNIPDANLVPVKCAQDVLDLMRVGHRNRAVGSTALNERSSRSHSVLTVHVQGKEIASGSTLRGCLHLVDLAGSERVDKSEAAGERLNEAKHINKSLSALGDVIAALAQKSSHVPYRNSKLTQVLQDALGGQAKTLMFVHMNPEADAFGETMSTLKFAERVATVELGAAHANKEVGQVKDLKEEISKLKLALDDKEREASKLRDIANRVASEKRNARTRSPLTTTLSSKPEAGQDSSVDTCTSEIRSSSSGKQRRFRSPLSVRELDEKSPVINRELYLSAKFKTPSPPVRSSLSAERVGIAKSVERSENIDCTPVSRIEVPPKVQHSSSRKTPSSVLTAQSLRKFRDSEENRSAKPSVRESMTKTRLDSATKPPQKEEQTANKNTGTRVRSEAKIPRNISDIENEFANSEPTFHSNRKAWKLPPQSTRQSQSIDLRASVREMEPLTEGKPRRSKAPHGDRTNVPLPETRRSVSLPRGKMALV, translated from the exons atggcggcggcggcggagggcgggagGCACGATCAGGGGATGGCGCTGCGCAAGGCCGAGGAATCCG CCGCGCGGAGGTGCGAGGCGGCGCGATGGCTGCGgcagatggaggcggcggcggcggagtccctGCCGGAGAGGCCGTCGGAGGAGGAGTTCTGCGTGGCGCTGCGCAACGGGCTCGTCCTCTGCAACGTCCTCAACCACGTCAACCCGGGCGCCGTCCCCAAG GTCGTGGAGAATCCCATTGTTGCGGTGCAGTCGTCTGATGTGGCGGCCCAGTCTGCGATTCAGTATTTCGAGAACATGAGGAACTTCCTTGTTGCAGTTAGCGAGATGAATCTCTTGACGTTTGAAGCTTCCGACATAGAGAAG GGAGGTTCATCAATGAAAGTTGTCGATTGCATACTTTGCCTCAAAGCATACCACGAATGGAAGCTCTCTGGTGGGATTGGCATATGGCGCTATGGTGGCATTGTGAAAATTGCATCAAGTAAGAGGTTGCCTTCATATTCATCCAGGGGAGGAGGTTCAGCTGATCTGAACCAACAAATGCTGGAATTTGTGCACCTTCTGTCTGAAGTCTCCCTTGAGGAATCTAGAGTTGGAGAATCTCAGCATTCACTTTTCCAGCAATTTGTGCTTCGAGTTGTGCGGGCATTCCTTCAGGAATGGGGTGAAGCTGAGGGCTTGCCCTTAGATGATATG gtccTTGAAACAATACTTGAACAAGCCTGTAAAGAATTCACCATTCTGCTTGCTTCCCATCGAAACCAG GTCAGATCACTTCTAAGGAAGATGATGAAAGATGAAAATGGTGCTCACTCCAAACAGGAATTGATTGAAGTTATTTCGAAGTCTATGAAGGAGAATAGTGAGTGTTTCTTAACCTCACTGCGATTACCTTGTGGTCGCCGCAAACAATTGGATGATGGAGGAGGACTTGAACACCAACAAGAAGAGCTGGAG AAGCTAAAAGTGTCTTTCAACGAGATGAAGCTTCAAGTTGAATCAACTCGATCTCAGTGGGAGGAAGACTTGAGGAGGCTAG AAAGTTATTTTGAGGCTCATAATCACAATGCTTACCACAAGTTACTCGAGGAAAATCGTAAGCTGTACAATCAAGTTCAAGATCTTAAAG GTAGCATTCGTGTATATTGTAGAGTGAAACCTTTCCTGAAAATGCAAACTGATCAAAGATCTACCGTTGATCATATTGGGGAGAATGGTGAGATAATGATTGTGAACCCTCAAAAGCAAGGAAAGGAAGGGCGGAAGATGTTCTCATTCAACAAAATATTCGGGCCTAATGCTTCACAAT CTGAGGTTTTTGCTGATACACAGCCATTGATCAGATCTGTGATGGATGGGTACAATGTATGCATATTTGCATACGGTCAAACAGGATCTGGAAAAACATATACCATG AGCGGTCCAGATATTACAACAGAGGAAACCTGGGGCGTGAACTACCGGTCACTTAATGATCTATTTGCTATTTCGCAAAATAGAGCAGATACTACCACATATGATGTGAAAGTTCAGATGATCGAAATATACAATGAGCAAGTGAGAGATCTATTGATGGTTGACGGTGCAAACAAAAGAT TAGAGATACGAAACAGTTCTCATGTAAATGGACTGAACATCCCAGATGCAAATTTAGTTCCAGTGAAGTGTGCACAGGACGTTTTGGATTTGATGAGAGTTGGCCACAGGAACAGGGCAGTTGGGTCTACTGCTCTTAATGAACGAAGTAGTCGCTCACACAG TGTGTTGACAGTTCATGTTCAAGGCAAGGAGATAGCTTCGGGGTCAACTCTAAGAGGATGCCTTCATCTTGTGGATCTTGCGGGAAGTGAACGGGTGGATAAGTCCGAGGCCGCTGGAGAAAGATTAAACGAAGCAAAACATATAAACAAATCACTGTCCGCACTTGGTGATGTTATAGCTGCACTTGCCCAAAAGAGCTCCCACGTCCCATACCGAAATAGCAAGCTAACACAAGTGCTACAAGATGCCTTAG GTGGTCAGGCGAAGACATTGATGTTTGTCCACATGAATCCTGAAGCAGATGCTTTTGGTGAAACAATGAGTACCCTCAAGTTTGCAGAGCGTGTAGCCACCGTAGAACTTGGTGCAGCTCATGCTAATAAGGAAGTTGGGCAGGTCAAAGATCTGAAGGAAGAG ATTTCTAAATTGAAATTGGCATTAGACGACAAGGAACGTGAAGCATCAAAGCTAAGAGATATCGCGAACCGTGTGGCCTCTGAAAAGAGAAATGCAAGAACGAGGTCACCTCTAACCACCACCTTGTCCTCGAAACCTGAAGCTGGTCAGGATTCCAGTGTAGACACTTGTACAAGCGAG ATCAGAAGCTCATCATCTGGAAAGCAGAGAAGGTTCCGCTCTCCATTGTCAGTGAGAGAACTGGACGAGAAGTCACCTGTCATCAACCGGGAGTTATACTTgagtgccaagttcaagactcCATCTCCTCCAGTAAGAAGTTCATTGTCTGCCGAGAGAGTTGGCATTGCCAAAAGCGTGGAGAGGTCTGAAAACATCGACTGCACACCAGTATCAAGGATTGAAGTGCCCCCAAAAGTACAGCACAGTAGCTCTAGGAAGACCCCTTCATCCGTCCTGACGGCTCAAAGCTTACGGAAATTCCGAGACTCCGAAGAAAATAGAAGCGCAAAGCCATCGGTCCGAGAAAGCATGACAAAAACCAGGCTCGACAGTGCAACAAAGCCGCCTCAGAAAGAAGAGCAAACTGCAAACAAGAACACAGGTACTAGAGTGAGGTCAGAAGCCAAGATCCCCAGGAACATATCTGACATAGAAAACGAGTTTGCAAACAGTGAGCCCACCTTCCATTCCAACCGAAAGGCATGGAAGCTCCCACCACAGTCCACAAGACAGTCGCAGAGCATTGATCTTAG AGCCTCTGTCCGGGAGATGGAACCTCTGACTGAAGGGAAGCCTCGCCGGAGCAAGGCGCCCCACGGTGATAGAACCAACGTCCCCTTACCGGAGACCCGGCGCAGCGTCTCTCTGCCCCGCGGGAAGATGGCTCTCGTGTGA